The Loxodonta africana isolate mLoxAfr1 chromosome 1, mLoxAfr1.hap2, whole genome shotgun sequence genomic sequence TTATTAGGGctttttgtttccacctttccccAGTTATCTCAAAGTTATCTTTTAATAGTTGGTCGTTTAAGTCAGGATCCGTATATGGTCCACCAATTGCCTTAGGTTATGTGTCTCGTAAGTCTCCTTTTGTTCTATAACCAAGCTCCATTTACTTCCTCTCCAACTTTTTGTTCTTTAATGCCAATGATTTGTTGCAAAAATCAGGTCATTTGTCCAGTAGAGTGTCCCACTCTGTGAATTTTGCTGGTTGTTTCCTTGTGTCATTTGACTTGTTCCCCTCTCCCAGGTATTTTCTTGTAAACTGGTAGTTAGAACTAGAGGCTTGATTAGATTTAggtttgtgtgtttgtgttttttaaagataaaagcaTTTCATAGCTGATGCTGTGTTCATAGTGCATTTCATCTTGAGGGACATGTCTGATTGACTAtaaactccttaaaaaaaatttaacattaAAATGATATGCTTGTATACACCTCTTTGTACATGTGTTTCTCTAGAGTAATAGAGGTAGAATTGCCAGATTAAAAGGtatgtgcttttaaaattttgttatcCACTGGCAAATTATTCTCCAGAAATGTTGTTCCTGTTCATATCCTCACCAACAGTCATGAGAGTTTGTTTTCTCATACCTTGCTCTGTACTGAATAGTAAAAATCTTTTATAAGTCTGaagaaaaacattattttaaaattttgacttCTCTAATTACTTGTGCAGTTAAGCATCATTTCATATATTTGACggtttgtatatatatttgtttttctggGAATCGCCTTTTCATagtctttgttcatttttcagttgagttgtCTTCGTATTGTGACAGTTAGTCCTTTGTTGTAAGATagtgcaaattttttttttagtctgtcaCTTAGAAATGAAACTGAAAATTTGTCTTAGATTATCCACAAATAGATAATTGTTAGTTATAGTCAAATTTTAaagactttttcttttattttacattgtctgggttttttgttttttaatattttattgtgttttaggtgaacgtttacacagcaaattatgttcctatttaacaatttttatacagagCGTTCCATTATATTGGTtatattttttacaatgtgtcagcattcccattatttccattctgttctgtTTTCATTGATTAGCTTTTCTgcctctccttgccttctcatctttgcttttgggtaaatgttgaccatttgtttTCATATCGTTTTTTGTTTAAGGGAGcgcattactcatgggtgatattgtttattttataagccaaatctattatttgactgaaaggtgaccttTGAGTATGGCTTcatttccaagttcaaagggtatcttagggcagtagtctcaggggttcctctagtctgtaTAAgtccagttaagtctggtctgttttaggaatttggattttgttgtacgtttttctcccattttatctgggaccttctattgtgtccctggttggAACGATTGGTAGTGGAAGCTGAATACCatgtggttcttctggtctcaggctagaagaggccatggtttgtgtggGCTGTTAGTTCCGTGGATTAGCTTCTTCCCTGAGCCTTTGATTATTACCTTTATTCGCATTttctccagacaagtagagaacaatagctgtatcttagatggctgcttgaaggcttttaagaccccagatgctactcaccaaactaggatatagaacattatctttatgaactatgttatgccaattgactgagttgtcccacaagactattgtcctaagccttttaacccagtaaaccaatgcCGTggggtgtttggatatgtctaggaagtcttcataactgtgcccccatgtgctttattatatatgtgaataCATATGCAGCACATACAAGCATCCatacatgcacatgcatgtacTCATATATGCCTTCCTGTACACATGTATGCATACATGTATACCTATGTAATGCCACtcatattttttggtttttattactgttgttgcaaagttgtttatgttacagcatttaccaaaattgtcccttattcttgtgtacttcttagtgtcttcatttgctttggtcaagttgggtagacttcacccatattgggtattgcctttcctgtcacctaagataacaagtgtctactatatagaaagtgattcccccttctgccttccatcactggtaaccatcagagaacattgatttctgtgtgtttacctattcttaactttttataaaagtgagatcgtacaatatttgtccttttgtgttgacTTATTTCatccagcataatgtcctccatatTGATCTGTATTATGTTTTGCAGACTGTTCATTATTCTATATAGTTGAATAGGGTTccatgtatgtatgtactacaatttgtttatccattcacccatcgtTGGGcacttatttccatctttttgctattgtgaataatgctgcaatgaacataggtgtgtatatgtctacacGTGTCACCTAGGAGTGAggttgctggatcataaagtatttctatttctagctttttgaggaagcaccatactgttttccatagttgttgtaccattttacagttctgccagcagtgcataagagttccagtccctctacaacctcaccagcatttgctgttttctgttttttttttttaatctgaggtattttttttttaaagtactttctGGATCTTTCcattttcctctttctcctttttaaGTATTGAAAAGTAATTATATCTCTGAACCAGCAACTATTTCTTGCTTGTTCTTTTCCTCTAATTTGTAGGTAATTAGAAGAAAGTAGTAATTTCTCAATACTTTAGCATTCTGTCCAGTAAAATGAActtaaaactggaaaaaatatatgCAGTATAGAATTAGTTACATCTGTTTGCATGGTGGCTTCTGTTCAGGTATGGTCTTAACATGTAAAACAATTTAGATTCTGGGATGGTTATGCCTAGTGTCTTTATTGTACTGTACCAATACCAGTAGGGTTTTAATTATAGCATTAATTAAAATTACCAGTACAGTAAAGTACCAGTCATATTACACCTTAATTTTGTCTGACTGAAGTAGGTTTTATTATGAGGtaaacttaatatattttttagaaGTTTCTTTAGCTTGTTTATACAAATTTGCTTCTAAGAcactatttcattttctttgggtttttttaaattttggaatTCTCTTTGTGTTTAATTTGTAATAGGTTTAAGGGAAATTCAGGGAAGTTATGGAAATTTAGAAAGATgttgatatttatatttttaaaacagtaaATACATACCATTTCCCTAGAAGAGAATCACGAATCAATATTCCTATTCCTTTTTGCACAGTATGCACCACTGTGAAATGGTTATTGCTTTGGCTTACCGGGGGATTGTACGTGAAACAGACAACTAGAATGAGGAGTTATGTACAGTTCTACTTCGATTATCTCTGTTGTCCAGCAAGACATCACTTTTACTTGTTTCGGTTGGGCTAGAGTGACTGAGGATGAGAAAGTAATGTAGTCACTTGCTCTAGAAGAAGTGAATATGTGGTTAGTTTGGGAGTTGTGTGCTTATGGTAAAGGAAGTCTAGAGGCAAATGCTTGGACAGAACTGAAAGGTCTTCCAGACTTCTTTGACTCAAAGCAAGTGAAAAAGAGTTTCTCGTTTGGAAAACTGGCCCACTTAGCTGAAAGTTGGTAAATCACTTACTATGTATTGCTTTATACAAAGTAAAATTGGTTTTGCTAAAATTTGTGCATGCCCCCAAATTTTAAAGTATGTCACATGTgaataaaatttgaaatattaTTATATACTAACTGTTGGATTTTTGTAATTTTGTTTCTCAATAGATTGTCTGAATTTCCACATTTTCGAAATAATCATAAAACTGCAAGGACATCAGatacaattaaaacaaaagatCTTAAATCCAGATCTCCTCATTTGGATGATTGTTCAAAGACTGATCCCAGAGTGAAAAGTGATGTTTCGAGAGATGTGCATCACAGCGCTTCGCTGCCAAACctgggaaaagaaggaaaatcacATTCTGAAAAAAGGAGCACTTCAGTTTTGCCACCATCGATCGAAAAACATTGTGCCAATGGCAGTTGGTCACGTTCCCATCATCAGGTCGGTGAGGGTAGCTCAAGTGAGGAtaatagaagagagaaaaaagatacAAGACATAACCAATACGGTGGAGGAACTGATAGAACACGAAAAGACTCTAGTGCTAGCTGTGGTGGTGGTGAACCGAGGAACATAGAGGCTAATCAAAGGCTACAGGGACGTCCTGAGAAATATGGTAAAGGTGAACCAAAAGCTGAAAGCAAAAATTCAAAGTTTAAAAGTAACACAAATTCGGATTATCAAAGTGAACACGTTAGCTCTTCCTGGGACAAAGAGATGTCTAGAGAAAAGTCACACATTCGAGTAgaatctcaaaatgacaaaagactgGAAAGACAAAGTGAAAGATCACAAAATATAAATAGAAAAGACTTTAAATCACaggacaaagaagaaagaaaagttgaTCAAAAACCAAAATCAGTAGTAAAGGACCAGGATCATCGGAGGAGATCTGAACAAACATTGCTTCCTCATTCCAGGAATGAGATGACAAAATCTTTTCATAATTCAAGTAAATACCATCtggaagagagaagaggaagggaagaatgtAAAAGAGATAGGAATGTAAACAGTCATAGTTTTCAAGATGGAAGAtgttcatcttttctttcaagcAGTAGAGCTTACAAACACATTGACTCCAAGGAAGCTGATGGTATACACCAGTGGGAAAATGCACCTTTAAAAGCAGAAAGGCATAGGACTGAAGATAAGAGGAAAAGAGAAcaagaaagcaaagaagaaaataggtatatgagaaatgaaaaaaaaacagctaCGGAACATTTGCAGAAGGCTTTCaaagaaaccaagaaaaccacTACTGATTTAAAGAGACAGAATGAGGCAAAAAATGATAAAAGAGAAATTTCTAAAAGTGAAATTTCTGAAAGAGTGAATGACAAAGAACTTGCAGTTAAAGCTGAGAGTGgtccaaatgaaacaaaaaacaaagactttAAGTTGAGCTTTATGGAAAAATTGAACTTAACTCTTTCTCCTGCTAAAAAGCAGCCAGTTTCTCAGGATAATCAGCATAAAATAACTGATACTCCCCGATCCAGTGGCATTTGTGATTTGCCGTCCTTGGTGCAGGCTAAAACAGTGACATGTGTTCCATCTGTTGGTGAACATGTCAcagaggaaaacaaatcaaaGTTACTAGAACCAAAGGATGCTCTTCCAGCAGCATCTGAACTCAGGACCAATATTCCAGaaagcaaaatggaaaaaaaaaccagTTTGTTAGCTAAATCTGTTGAGAATTCTATGCCATGTGATGTGCCACTTTGTGGTACAGAGACTTTCTTTTCAGCACCTGTGGAACTGGACCAAACAGAATCCTTGTTTCCatcaacagaaatggaaaaaaccaTTGATAGTGCAAAGCCCGCTCCCAGGGTAATGGATGTATTACAAACAGTTGTTTCTCAAAACTTTGACTTGGAATTGGATACCAAAAGAAACGATGGTTTAaattcttgtggtatttctgaaagtatggaaacaaagatgaatttTTCAACAAAAATGGCTGAATCCAGCGAGAGCATTTTGCAGCCGTCAGTTGAAGGAGCTAGCATTTTGCCAGCAATCCTGTCAGAAGATGGTAACCCAAAATTAGAGCCTTCTTTTGTTGGCACACCACTTGAGAGTAAGTCTTGTCATATGGAGCCTTGCTTACCTAAAGACACTGTAGAATCTTCATTGCAGAAGGCGGAGTTAATGGACCACAGGATGGAAATTGGTGAAACAAACTCAGTATATCATGATGATGAGAACTCAGTTCTGAGCATTGACCTTAATCACTTGAGACCTATTCCGGAAGCCATCAGTCCTCTGAATAGTCCAGTGAGACCTGTGGCAAAAGTTCTTAGAATAGAAAGCCCATCTCAAGTTCCATTGTACAATAACAGCCATAAAGGTAatagtttatattttcttttataacttgtttttttgtgagaacagaaaatacataaGCAAACTGAACTGATacttttccatgttctttcttAGTAACATAACTAATGGACATACAATTCAGAGCCCATTGTTAACTAGAAATGTACATTGAGCCTTTAGGTAACACGATACAAAAGATAATAGTGGGACAGGGGGTCTCAAATATTGTTTGCATGCTTTCAGATGCTTTTGTTGTTCAAACGATCATCAAACTGAGGTGTACAGTGATGCTGCTAACGTGAAGTAAAGCTATCCTGAACTATTGTTACATGGTTATCCAGAAGACCAAACTACGCTATCAGTGTTGTCAGACATGTTGTGAGcagatttttttttgcatttttttatgttatgtaaaatatatataacataaaatttaccatcgTAAGTATTTttgagtgtacaattcagtggtattaaGTACATTTACAATGTTCTATTACCTATTTTCAGATCTTTTTTATCATCCCATACAGAAACTCTATACCTATTAAACAACAATTCGCCATCCTTCCCCCAGCCCCTAATAAATTTTATTCCACTTTCTATCTTGATAAGTGAGCAAATTTTAAGGCCACCAAAGACCAATGACATGAATAAGTACTAGGCATTAaaattctgctttttaaaaaagcttttaaaagaatgaatttgCTTTAGTATTTAAGTTTTTGGGGTTTCCTTTGCTGGAAATGTCAAATGACTAAGATTTAGTAGTCGTGTGACTTTAATATACTTTTCTCTTCCATAGATGTTTTTCCACTAAATTCAGCTCATTCTACCGCCAAGAATCAGTCTGATGATATCAATAAGGAAAATCAAAAGCCAACTTGCAAACCTGACAaatgtacagaagcagactcccgTAAGAATTCATCTACAGATGAATTAGAAGAAGGAGAAATTATAAGTGACAATGAAACATCTAAACCACAAGAAAGTTTTGAAAAAGGCGCCAAACCTAGAACTTCTCCTCAAGCGCGGAACACAAAGATTAAcccaggaagaaggaaaagtactGTACATTTGGATGAAAATAACAGGAAAACATCTTCTGTAAAAATCCATCAGACCAACAGCAAATACAGTAAGACACCTAGTGACTCTCGCAGATCTTCAAAAACAGGGAAGAAAGATAAAACAATGAGTACTTCCAGCTTGGAAAAAATAGTTCAGATTATTGCTGCACCCTCTTCTGTACGAGAGGTTATGCACATGTTACGAATGATAAGAAAACATGTAAGGAAAAACTATATGAAATTCAAGGTAAAGTTTTCATTAATACAATTTCATAGAATTATTGAGTCAGCAATTTTGAATTTTACATCTCTAATTAGGCACCTTGATTTATCCAAGATCTCTAAGTCAGAGACTGCTTTACAGAAGAATCTCTGTGATATTATAGAATCTAAACTTAAGCAAGTTAAAAAGAATGGCATAGTTGATCGTTTATTTGAACAGCAACTACCAGATATGAAAAAAAAGCTGTGGAAATTTGTAGATGAGCAACTTGATTATTTGTTTGGAAAGCTTAAAAAAATGCTAGTAAAGTTTTGTGATTCCATGCACTTTGGAAGTGACAGCGATGAAGGAAAACttgaaaaaacaaataaagaaaaggtACAACGTTCAAATTGTCAGAAGGGGAATATGGAGAACTCCAGCAAagaaatactgaaaataaaagcCCCCAAATCAGAAGACTCTGTTCATTTTGAGTCTTTACTAGGTTGTAAAAAATCTGAGGAAAAACACCAAGACCAAAACAACTCCAATATGAGCACAGGAAAGCATGgcattaaaaaaagttttaataccTGCTTTGATaacataaagaactctcaatccAAAGAGCCCTCCTTGGAACTAAACTGTCCGAGCACCCCAAAGCCCGGAAGAATAGAAGGCAGCACTGTGGAAGATGCACAGGCATCCCAGCATGCGGCTTTGAAGCCAGAACGTAGTTTTGAAATTCTTACTGAACAGCAAGCATCTAGCCTTACTTTTAATTTAGTGAGTGACGCTCAGATGGGTGAGATATTTAAAAGTTTGTTGCAAGGTTCTGATCTTTTGGATGGCAGTGTTAATGGTAATGAAAAAAGTGAGTGGGAGTTAAAAACCCCAGAGAAGCAACTGCTAGAGAGTCTTAAGTGTGAATCTATACCAGCATGTACAACTGAAGAGCTAGTTTCAGGGGTGGTTCCTCCAAGTCCTAAAATGATTAGTGATGACAATTGGTCATTATTATCATCTGAAAAAGGGCCATCTCTGCCTTCAGGGCTTTCATTGCCAGTTCATCCTGATGTGTTGGATGAAAGCTGTATGTTTGAAGTGTCCACTAACATAGCTTTAAGTAAAGATAATACATGTAGTTCAGAAAAGAGCAAGTCCTGCATTTCTTCTATACTTCTTGAAGATctggcagtctctttaacagtaCCATCACCTCTGAAGTCAGATGGTCATCTCAGTTTCTTAAAGCCTGAGGTTTTGTCTATTTCAACTCCTGAAGAAGTTATTAGTGCCCATTTTAGTGAAGATGCCTTACTTGAGGAAGAGGATGCATCTGAGCAAGATATTCATTTAGCTTTGGAGTCTGATAATTCAAGCAGTAAATCAAGTTGTTCTTCATCATGGACAGGCCGGTCTGTTGCTCCTGGGTTTCAGTACCACCCTAATCTACCCATGCATGCTGTCATAATGGAAAAGTCCAACGATCATTTCATTGTGAAAATACGGCGTGCAGCACCATCTACCTCCCCTAGTCTTAAACAGAGTATTGTGGCCGATGAATCATTGGCATCTTTGCCTGGAGTGGGAAAAGAAGCTGAtgaagcaacagagaaagaatatATATCTTGTCAGAACTCGGTTTTTAAACCTGTGGATGAGTTGGAAAAATCCAACAAAAATGTTGATGGCAGTAGATTAGCTAACGAAGACCAGAACTCTGTGATACAAACACAGGTTCCTGATATATATGAATTTCTGAAGGATGCTTCAGGTAAAGTGGGTGATAGTaatgaagtggctggtgaatgTTTCAAATTGCATCAAGTATGGGAGCCAAAAGTGCCTGAAAGCATTGAGGATTTGCCTCCAATGGAAGAAATGCCACAGTCTGTTGGGGATCATCTTCCAGACACATACATAGACCTAACAAAAGATCCAGTCACTGAGACCAAAAACTTGGGAGAATTCTTGGAAGTGACAGTTCTAAATATTGATCATTTGGGATGTTCTGAAGGCAACTTGGATCAAAATGCTCAAATATTAGACAGTTCTTTACAGCTGGATACTGTAGGTGCTTTTATTGATTTGACACAAGATGCTTCAAGTGAGAGTAAAAATGAAGGTAACCATTCTGCTGTAGCTGATGGAGGTTTGGGGTGTCAGGTGATATGTATAGAGGAAGAGAACTGTAAGGAAGAAAAGCTGCCTGTGGCAAATAGGCCCTTGGAAAGCATTGTTGAGGAAGCTTGTATTGATTTGACCACAGAATCTCCCAGTCCGTGTGAAGTAAAAAAGGATGATTTAAAATCAGTGCCGAAATCAAATTCTGATAGTTCAGAGTTGCCTGGGGCTTTGGATAatgctcacaaaaaaagaaaaaacctttctGATCTAAATCATTCTTctcagaaaaaacaaagaaaggaaataaccagTAGGAAAAAGGCCAAGAAAATCACTCAGGATCCTGGAGAGAATGATGAAGCTCatcaaaggaaagccaataagaaaaGAGTCTCTGCAGTAAATAAAGATCCCTCATCATTAAAAGCAAGCGCAGGGATGCAGGATCCATCCACAGCACCTGCCACTTCTCCCACAAGCCTTTCTGCAAAGaatgttattaaaaagaaaggagaaattaTAGTTTCATGGACAAGGTAAGAATCTCTTTGTGAGACATTTAAATCACCAGGATATTTTGAGAGGCCAGAAATATTCTATCATATCTTCATAATCTTACCCCATCCTACACTAAGGAAAGCGATGACTTCAAAAGTGGCCAAAGTTAGGAGAAATACATTCCAGGTGCAGCCAGCCTTACTGTGGAAGGGACTAGAGCAGTGGCTCATAACCAGGGGTGTGTGTTAGCACCGCAGCAGaacttttcattgtgttttaaCTTGACTTTTTCAGTTAAAAAGAAGAATTCTTTCATATGGAAggaacagatataagcacactTTAGAAAGGAAGAATGATAGATGCTGAAACAAGGCAAAAAGCTGGAATGTTTGTAATTTGCGTTTTCCCCCTAAAAGTTTCCAAAAGGTTTCATGAACAGGTTGTACTTTTGACTTTTATGTgaactttttaagaaatgtagATTTCTAGACCCCACTTCAGACATAAAGGTAACCACCGTTGTGAATTATTGGAATAGAGGTACACAGTCTCTATAATTGACTAGAGTGCTTTATGTGGGAAGatgaattttcttaaaaaatggtGATCATTTTTGTTGAATACTGCAATTCTCTATGTCCCCATTTCATAACTTCTGAATGGCAGAATAAAATCTCAGAGATTGTAATAATACACATTGATTCATACCATATAGAAAAAGCAGAGAATTAGAAGATCTGGACTCTATTCTAGCTCTGGTTCTTCTGCTTATTAAGTGTGATCATATCTGGGCCTTGATTTTTAAAGTACTGTATACATTAAaggtagggaaaaaaaattagttttgccattagaaaaataaatacattaaatggTAAGTACAGATGAGCCCAGATTAGAATCATCTATAATAATATTTCTCAGAGATAAAACATTGTCAatattttggtatatatatatttttttgcggATTTAAAAGTGTCAGTGTCATTAAGACAGTACAGTTTTTGTTATCCTTCTACTCTAATGTACAAAagttaaataatatttttctccCCTCAGAAATGATGACCGAGAAATTTTATTGGAATGTCAGAGAAGAGGTCCATCAGTGAAAACATTTACTAGTTTAGCTGCCAAGTTGAATAAAAATCCAAATCAGGTAACTACCCGATTTTTATATCTTTGTTGAGtcataggagccctgatggtgtagtggttaagagtttggctgtcagccacaaagttggcagtttgaatccaccagccacttccct encodes the following:
- the CASP8AP2 gene encoding CASP8-associated protein 2 isoform X1; amino-acid sequence: MAADDDNGDGTSLFDVFSASPLNNDEGSLDIYAGLDSAVSDIASKSCVPSRNCLDLYEEILTEEGTAKEATYNDLQVEYEKCQLQMKELTRKYKEIQTQNFSLKSENQSLKKNISALIKTARVEINRKDEEINNLHQRLSEFPHFRNNHKTARTSDTIKTKDLKSRSPHLDDCSKTDPRVKSDVSRDVHHSASLPNLGKEGKSHSEKRSTSVLPPSIEKHCANGSWSRSHHQVGEGSSSEDNRREKKDTRHNQYGGGTDRTRKDSSASCGGGEPRNIEANQRLQGRPEKYGKGEPKAESKNSKFKSNTNSDYQSEHVSSSWDKEMSREKSHIRVESQNDKRLERQSERSQNINRKDFKSQDKEERKVDQKPKSVVKDQDHRRRSEQTLLPHSRNEMTKSFHNSSKYHLEERRGREECKRDRNVNSHSFQDGRCSSFLSSSRAYKHIDSKEADGIHQWENAPLKAERHRTEDKRKREQESKEENRYMRNEKKTATEHLQKAFKETKKTTTDLKRQNEAKNDKREISKSEISERVNDKELAVKAESGPNETKNKDFKLSFMEKLNLTLSPAKKQPVSQDNQHKITDTPRSSGICDLPSLVQAKTVTCVPSVGEHVTEENKSKLLEPKDALPAASELRTNIPESKMEKKTSLLAKSVENSMPCDVPLCGTETFFSAPVELDQTESLFPSTEMEKTIDSAKPAPRVMDVLQTVVSQNFDLELDTKRNDGLNSCGISESMETKMNFSTKMAESSESILQPSVEGASILPAILSEDGNPKLEPSFVGTPLESKSCHMEPCLPKDTVESSLQKAELMDHRMEIGETNSVYHDDENSVLSIDLNHLRPIPEAISPLNSPVRPVAKVLRIESPSQVPLYNNSHKDVFPLNSAHSTAKNQSDDINKENQKPTCKPDKCTEADSRKNSSTDELEEGEIISDNETSKPQESFEKGAKPRTSPQARNTKINPGRRKSTVHLDENNRKTSSVKIHQTNSKYSKTPSDSRRSSKTGKKDKTMSTSSLEKIVQIIAAPSSVREVMHMLRMIRKHVRKNYMKFKVKFSLIQFHRIIESAILNFTSLIRHLDLSKISKSETALQKNLCDIIESKLKQVKKNGIVDRLFEQQLPDMKKKLWKFVDEQLDYLFGKLKKMLVKFCDSMHFGSDSDEGKLEKTNKEKVQRSNCQKGNMENSSKEILKIKAPKSEDSVHFESLLGCKKSEEKHQDQNNSNMSTGKHGIKKSFNTCFDNIKNSQSKEPSLELNCPSTPKPGRIEGSTVEDAQASQHAALKPERSFEILTEQQASSLTFNLVSDAQMGEIFKSLLQGSDLLDGSVNGNEKSEWELKTPEKQLLESLKCESIPACTTEELVSGVVPPSPKMISDDNWSLLSSEKGPSLPSGLSLPVHPDVLDESCMFEVSTNIALSKDNTCSSEKSKSCISSILLEDLAVSLTVPSPLKSDGHLSFLKPEVLSISTPEEVISAHFSEDALLEEEDASEQDIHLALESDNSSSKSSCSSSWTGRSVAPGFQYHPNLPMHAVIMEKSNDHFIVKIRRAAPSTSPSLKQSIVADESLASLPGVGKEADEATEKEYISCQNSVFKPVDELEKSNKNVDGSRLANEDQNSVIQTQVPDIYEFLKDASGKVGDSNEVAGECFKLHQVWEPKVPESIEDLPPMEEMPQSVGDHLPDTYIDLTKDPVTETKNLGEFLEVTVLNIDHLGCSEGNLDQNAQILDSSLQLDTVGAFIDLTQDASSESKNEGNHSAVADGGLGCQVICIEEENCKEEKLPVANRPLESIVEEACIDLTTESPSPCEVKKDDLKSVPKSNSDSSELPGALDNAHKKRKNLSDLNHSSQKKQRKEITSRKKAKKITQDPGENDEAHQRKANKKRVSAVNKDPSSLKASAGMQDPSTAPATSPTSLSAKNVIKKKGEIIVSWTRNDDREILLECQRRGPSVKTFTSLAAKLNKNPNQVSERFQQLMKLFEKLKCR